GAGGATAAAGTACTAGAAAATCTAGTACAAAAAGAGCATGCAAAAAGAGACAAAAACAAGATCTACTAAATAAAGTTCTTTATTTGATAGACTTAGTTGTTCATGTCTTCCTTACCTCCGAGTATTAGTACCTCTATCCTATACCTTTAAGAAAATTTTGTCAATAGAAAATCCAAAATTCTAAACTCTAAAATCCAAAAACAGGTCCATAAAGAGTCAGTACGTGTTTGACGTGCTCGTAATGGAACTTGTCATAGTTGCGCCAAGCGGTGCGTGCTGGGTCGTTTAGTTTTAGGCTACCTAGTCCAATAAGTAGACTGGTACGTTGGTAAAATTTCTCAAGGTCGATTAAGATACTATTGTCAAGCTTTTCCGCTTTTTTAAGTTCCTTAAGAGTGCTGTTCAGCAGTTCTTGTAGACGGAAATCATCGGCTGTACCTTGTTTGCAATTTTGGAAACTTTGATTTAACTCGGAAAGCAGTTGGTAAGCTTCAGTGATGAGTGCTTTGTCTTCCATATGAGCATCCTCCTTGCTCTGATGTATTCTTGCCTATAGTATAGCACTAAACAGAAAATATGTCATAGTAAATATGTTAAAAATGAGATTTTAATATCAAAGTTTGGGAGGCTGACTTATAGCCTTTTCATGGTATAATCAAGTGAGTACATCTTTATGGAGGAAATATGAAGTTAAATATTCAAGAAATTCGTAAGCAACCTGAAGGCCTGCATTTTGAACAAGCTTTAGACCTGGCATCAGACTTGCGTAAACGAAATCAAGAAATTTTAGATGTCAAAGATATCCTTGCAGTGGGGAAGGTGCAGTACGAAGACCGTCTGTATTTCTTAGACTATCAGTTGTCATATACCATTGTTCTTGCTTCCAGTCGTAGTATGGAACCAGTTGAGTTGGCTGAGTCTTATCCAGTCACAGAGGTCTTCATGGAAGGAGCGACCAACCAACTGGACCAGGAAGTTCTTGATGATGACTTGGTCTTGTCTATCGAAAATGGGGAAATCGACCTTGCTGAGAGCGTAGCAGATAATATCTTGCTCAATATCCCAATCAAGATCTTGACGGCAGAAGAAGAAGCGGGCCAAGGTTTTGTGTCTGGAAATGACTGGCAAATCATGACTGAAGACGAATATCAAGCTCAACAAGCAGTCAAGAAAGAAGAAAACAGTCCATTTGCTGGCTTGCAAGGACTGTTTGATGGAGACGAGTAGATGGTTTTATCCAAGAAACGTGCCCGTCATGTCATTGAGGAAATTATTGCCCTTTTTCCAGATGCCAAACCAAGTCTAGATTTTCGCAATCATTTTGAACTCTTGGTTGCAGTGATGTTGTCAGCCCAGACGACAGATGCTGCAGTCAACAAGGCTACACCAGGTCTCTTTGCTGCTTTTCCAACGCCTCAAGCCATGTCTGTCGCAACTGAAAGTGAAATTGCTTCACACATTTCTCGTCTGGGACTGTATCGAAATAAGGCTAAATTCCTTAAAAAATGTGCCCAACAACTATTAGACGATTTTGACGGCCAAGTACCTCAGACTCGCGAGGAATTAGAAAGCCTAGCAGGTGTTGGTCGCAAAACAGCAAATGTCGTCATGAGTGTTGGCTTTGGGATTCCAGCCTTTGCAGTGGACACTCATGTTGAGCGTATCTGCAAGCATCATGATATTGTCAAGAAATCGGCTACACCCCTCGAAGTAGAAAAACGTGTCATGGACATTCTGCCACCAGAGAAATGGTTGGCAGCCCACCAAGCCATGATATACTTTGGACGGGCTATCTGTCATCCAAAAAATCCAGAATGTGATCACTATCCTCAATTATATGATTTTAGCAATGTTTAAGGGGACTCTGAAAAAAGTTTTTGCTTGATTTTAAGGGTGCTTTGTGCTATAGTAAATGATAACTAAATAGTCCTTTAAACCTGTCCCGTGAGGCAGGCAAGGAGCGCGATAAAGTAGAAGGGTGAAGTCTATACTGTTTACAGTAGGGCTCGCTTGGCTATACATTTCAAGTCTCCTTGTAGAAGGAGACTTTTCTTTTTGGAGGTTTGTCATGAAGACAAAAGAAGTTGTAGACGAATTGACTGTCAAACGAGCGATTACGCGAATTACTTATGAGATTATTGAGCGCAATAAGGATTTGAATAAAATTATCCTAGCTGGGATAAAAACGCGAGGTGTTTTCATCGCTCATCGTATCAAAGAACGCTTGGAGCAGTTGGAAAACATCACTGTTCCTGTTGTGGAATTGGACACCAAACCTTTCCGTGATGATGTTAAAAGCGGAGAAGATACTTCTTTGATTTCTGTTGATGTGACAGACCGTGAAGTTATCTTGGTGGATGATGTACTCTATACAGGCCGTACCATCCGCGCCGCTATTGATAACATTGTCGGCCATGGTCGTCCTGCGCGCGTGAGTCTTGCGGTGCTAGTTGACCGTGGACATAGAGAATTGCCTATCCGTCCAGATTACGTTGGGAAAAATATCCCAACTAGCCGTTCTGAAGAAATCATCGTAGAGATGACAGAACTTGATGGCCAAGACAGAGTTCTGATTACTGAAGAAGCTTAGAAAGCTGAAGGAGTAGCCATGTCAGAAAATCAACAAGCATTGAATCATGTGGTTTCCATGGAAGACCTCACTGTCGATCAAGTGATGAAATTGATCAAACGAGGAATCGAGTTTAAAAACGGAGCCCAACTTCCCTACGAGAACAAACCTATCGTATCGAATCTCTTCTTTGAAGATTCTACACGGACACATAAGTCCTTTGAAGTGGCAGAGATTAAGCTAGGGCTCGAGCGATTGGACTTTGATGTGAAGACTAGCTCAGTCAATAAGGGTGAGACACTGTATGATACCATCTTGACCCTATCTGCTCTAGGAGTGGATGTCTGTGTGATTCGCCACCCAGAGGTTGACTATTACAGAGAGTTGATTGCGAGTCCGTCGATTACGACTTCCATTATCAATGGTGGGGATGGCTCAGGTCAACATCCTAGCCAGAGCTTGCTTGATTTGATGACCATTTATGAGGAATTTGGGCACTTTGAGGGTCTCAAGGTTGCTATTGCAGGCGACTTGGACCACTCACGTGTTGCCAAGTCCAATATGCAGATTTTGAAACGCTTGGGAGCTGAACTATACTTTGCAGGACCTGAGGAATGGAGAAGTCAAGAATTTGCGGACTATGGACAGTTTGTAACTATTGATGAGATTGTTGATCATGTGGATGTTTTGATGTTGCTCCGCGTTCAACATGAACGCCATGGAAGTGGAGCGGTCTTTTCAAAAGAAGACTACCATGCTCAACACGGTTTGAACCAAGAGCGCTATAATCGCTTAAAAGAAGAAGCCATTATTATGCATCCTGCTCCAGTTAATCGAGATGTGGAAATTGCTGACCACTTGGTTGAAGCGCCAAAATCACGCATTGTCCAACAAATGACCAACGGTGTCTTTGTTCGAATGGCAATCTTAGAATCCGTATTGGCGAGTAGAAACGCCAATGAAAACACAAGACGTTAAAAGACGCCAGTGAGCGTCCACGAGAGGTGAAAATATGACAAAAAGACTTCTAGTATTAGAAGATGGCACAGTTTTTGAAGGCAAGGCCTTCGGAGCAGATATTGATGTAACAGGCGAAATCGTCTTTAACACAGGGATGACCGGCTATCAAGAATCCATTACAGACCAGTCTTATAATGGACAAATCTTGACCTTCACTTATCCTTTGGTGGGAAATTATGGAATCAACCGTGATGATTACGAATCCATCATTCCAACTTGTAAGGGAGTTGTCGTTTTCGAAGAGGCGCGTCGAGCTAGCAACTGGCGCAACCAAATGACGCTGGATGAATTTTTGAAAGCTAAGAAAATTCCGGGTATTTCAGGGATTGATACGCGTGCACTTACCAAGATTATCCGTAAGCATGGTACCATGCGTGCAACCTTGACTCACGTTGGGGACAGCATGGACCATGTGACGGATCAGCTCCAAGCAACAGTCTTGCCGACAGACAATATCAAGCAGGTTTCTACTAAAACTTCCTATCCAGCTCCTGGAGTTGGTTTGAGTGTGGTGTTAGTGGACTTTGGTCTCAAGCACTCAATCCTACGTGAACTTTCTAAGCGTAACTGTAACGTGACGGTTGTTCCTTATTCAACAACGGCAGAAGAAATTCTCCACCTCAATCCTGATGGAGTTATGTTGTCAAATGGTCCAGGAAACCCAGAAGACGTTCCAGAAGCACTGGACATGATTCGTGGTGTGCAAGGGAAAATTCCAATTTTCGGTATTTGTATGGGACACCAACTCTTTGCTATGGCAAACGGGGCTAAGACCTACAAGATGAAATTTGGTCACCGTGGATTTAACCACGCGGTACGTGAGATTGCAACAGGACGTGTAGACTTTACCAGCCAAAACCATGGTTATGCAGTCAGCCGTGAGGACTTGCCAGAGCATTTGATCATTACTCACGAAGAAATCAATGACAAATCAGTTGAAGGTGTACGTCACAGATACCAACCAGGTTTTTCCGTGCAATTCCACCCAGATGCAGCTCCCGGTCCACACGACGCAAGCTACCTATTTGACGAGTTTATCGAGATGATGGAAGCTTTTAAACAAACAAACTAAGAACGAGTAAAAGCTCGTTAGAGAATTTATGTAACTGAACACGAACGGAAAGCTCGGAATTTAGAGAAACCAACCTGGATTGTCAATCCTTCCTTGGTTTCCTAAAATTCAATCGCTTTCTATTCGTCCTTTGTATCTTATTTAATGTCGCTCTGTGAGGCGACGAATAGAAAGGCAGGTCGTTTCTTTTAGTCGCTATTGGGCGAACTAAAAACTCCCTGCACTAGATTTTTTATCGAAAAATATCGTTTCTCTAAAAAATCGTCGGAGAATTTATTTAATGGCAACCCGAGAGTTGCCAAATAGAAAGGAGAAGGGTGGTCCGTATTTGCTGAACTGAATACGGGCTACGGACGGTGCTAAAAAGATAACTATTCCTAGAACTGACAGTTCTTCGTCATAACCCCTATTTTAGCTTTGTCCGCTTGACGCCCTTAATATCTTATAAATGCCTAAACGTACTGATATTCAAAAAATTATGGTGATTGGTTCTGGTCCGATTATTATTGGTCAGGCTGCTGAGTTTGACTATGCTGGGACCCAGGCCTGCTTGTCTTTGAAAGAGGAAGGCTATGAGGTTGTCTTGGTGAACTCAAATCCTGCAACCATCATGACGGACAAGGAGATTGCGGACAAGGTCTACATTGAACCGATTACACTCGAGTTTGTGACACGTATTCTCCGTAAGGAACGTCCAGATGCCTTGCTTCCAACTCTCGGTGGCCAGACAGGACTCAATATGGCCATGGAATTGTCTAAAAACGGTATCTTAGATGAGCTCGGTGTCGAACTTCTGGGAACTAAATTATCTGCCATCGACCAAGCCGAGGACCGTGACCTCTTTAAACAATTGATGGAAGAGCTTGAGCAACCAATTCCAGAATCTGAAATTGTCAACACAGTGGAAGAAGCTGTTGCCTTTGCAGCATCAATCGGCTACCCTGTTATCGTTCGTCCAGCCTTTACACTTGGTGGTACTGGTGGTGGTATGTGTGCCAACGAAGAAGAATTGCGTGAAATTTCTGAAAATGGGTTGAAACTGTCACCTGTTACCCAGTGTTTGATTGAGCGTTCAATCGCAGGTTTCAAGGAAATCGAATATGAAGTCATGCGCGATTCAGCTGACAATGCCCTCGTTGTTTGTAACATGGAAAACTTTGATCCAGTGGGGATTCACACAGGGGATTCCATCGTATTCGCCCCTGCGCAAACCATGTCTGACTATGAAAACCAAATGCTACGTGACGCGAGCTTGAGCATTATCCGCGCTCTCAAGATTGAAGGGGGGTGTAACGTTCAGCTGGCCCTTGATCCGCATAGCTTCAAGTACTATGTTATCGAAGTAAACCCTCGTGTATCGCGTTCGTCAGCCCTTGCTTCTAAGGCGACGGGTTATCCGATTGCCAAATTGGCCGCCAAGATTGCCGTCGGTTTGACCTTGGATGAGGTCATCAACCCAGTTACGGGTTCAACCTATGCCATGTTTGAACCAGCACTTGACTACGTGGTTGCCAAGATTCCACGTTTCCCATTTGACAAGTTTGAAAAAGGTGAGCGCCGTCTTGGAACTCAGATGAAAGCAACTGGTGAAGTCATGGCGATCGGTCGTAACATCGAGGAGTCACTTCTCAAGGCATGTCGTTCGCTTGAAATTGGCGTTCACCACAATGAAATGCCTGAGCTTGCAGCGGTTTCAGATGATGCTTTGATTGAAAAGGTTGTGAAAGCCCAAGATGACCGTCTCTTCTACGTTTCAGAAGCTATTCGCCGTGGTTACACACCAGAAGAAATTTCTGAATTGACCAAGATTGATATCTTCTATTTGGATAAACTCTTGCATATCTTTGAAATTGAGCAAGAATTGGGTGCCCATCCACAAGATCTAGAAGTTTTGAAAACAGCTAAACTAAATGGCTTCTCAGACCGTAAGATTGCTGAACTATGGAAAATAACAGCTGACCAAGTTCGCCAACTACGTTTGGAAAACCAGATTGTTCCAGTCTATAAGATGGTCGATACTTGTGCGGCAGAGTTCGACTCTGAAACGCCATATTTCTATTCAACCTATGGCTGGGAAAATGAATCTATCAAGTCTGATAAGGAATCTGTACTAGTCCTAGGTTCTGGTCCAATCCGTATCGGACAAGGGGTTGAGTTTGACTACGCAACTGTTCACTCAGTCAAGGCTATTCAGGCTGCTGGTTATGAAGCTATTATCATGAACTCAAACCCAGAGACCGTTTCAACAGACTTCTCGGTATCTGACAAGCTCTACTTTGAACCATTGACATTCGAAGATGTCATGAATGTCATTGACCTTGAGCAACCAAAAGGCGTCATCGTTCAGTTTGGTGGTCAAACAGCTATCAACCTTGCAGAGCCATTGGCAAAAGCAGGTGTGACCATTCTTGGAACTCAAGTCGCTGACCTAGATCGAGCTGAAGACCGTGACCTCTTCGAGCAAGCTCTTAAAGACTTGGATATTCCACAGCCACCAGGACAAACGGCTACCAATGAAGAAGAAGCAGTGCTTGCAGCTCGCAAGATTGGCTTCCCAGTCCTCGTTCGCCCATCTTATGTTTTAGGTGGACGTGCTATGGAAATTGTTGAAAACGAAGAAGACCTTCGTTCTTACATGAGAACTGCTGTTAAGGCTAGTCCAGACCACCCAGTTCTTGTCGATTCTTATATCGTTGGGCAAGAGTGCGAAGTCGATGCTATTTCAGACGGAAAAAATGTCCTCATCCCTGGTATCATGGAGCACATCGAACGTGCCGGTGTCCACTCAGGTGACTCAATGGCCGTTTATCCTCCACAAACCTTGTCTCAAAAGGTTCAGGAAACTATCGCAGACTACACAAAACGCCTAGCAATCGGCCTTAACTGTCTTGGTATGATGAACATTCAGTTTGTCATCAAGGATGAGAAAGTCTACGTTATTGAGGTCAATCCACGTGCCAGCCGTACTGTTCCATTCCTATCAAAAGTAACCAATATCCCGATGGCTCAGGTTGCAACTAAGTTAATTCTTGGTCAAAGTCTTGAAGAACTTGGTTACCAAGATGGACTTTACCCAGAAAGTAGTCGTGTTCATATTAAAGCACCAGTCTTCTCATTTACCAAGCTAGCGAAAGTAGATAGCTTGCTTGGTCCTGAAATGAAGTCAACAGGGGAGGTTATGGGTTCTGATACGACTCTTGAAAAAGCTCTCTACAAGGCCTTTGAAGCTTCTTATCTTCACTTGCCAACCTTTGGAAATGTTGTCTTTACTATCGCAGATGATGCCAAGGAAGAAGCTTTGGATTTGGCTCGTCGTTTCCAAAATATTGGTTATGGTATCCTTGCGACTCAAGGAACAGCAGCTTTCTTTGAAGGTCATGGCTTGAAGGCTCAACTCGTTGGTAAGATTGGTGATGATGAACATGATATCCCAAGCTATGTTCGTAAAGGGAAAATCCAAGCTATCATCAACACAGTTGGTACTAAGCGAACTGCTGATGAAGATGGTGAACAAATCCGCCGTTCAGCTATCGAACATGGTGTACCACTCTTTACAGCCCTAGATACAGCGGATGCTATGCTTAAGGTACTTGAAAGCCGTAGCTTCGTTACAGAAGCAATTTAGTTTCTTGTTAAATGATCTAAGTAGCTTTTATCCAGCGTCAAAAGACGCTGGTTTTTCATCTTTTATAGAGAAATCGAGTTAGAAATAATAGTTACAGTTCACTATTAAATGTCAAAGTTTATCAATAGATTTATCATTATCGTTAATGAGTAGACTTATTCTGACTTTCCCTAAAATTTTGTTGAATTTTCTTAAGTTTTTATCATATTTTTTATAATTAAGGTGCCTTAAGAAAAATAATGAAAAAACT
The sequence above is a segment of the Streptococcus oralis ATCC 35037 genome. Coding sequences within it:
- a CDS encoding YceD family protein — translated: MKLNIQEIRKQPEGLHFEQALDLASDLRKRNQEILDVKDILAVGKVQYEDRLYFLDYQLSYTIVLASSRSMEPVELAESYPVTEVFMEGATNQLDQEVLDDDLVLSIENGEIDLAESVADNILLNIPIKILTAEEEAGQGFVSGNDWQIMTEDEYQAQQAVKKEENSPFAGLQGLFDGDE
- the nth gene encoding endonuclease III encodes the protein MVLSKKRARHVIEEIIALFPDAKPSLDFRNHFELLVAVMLSAQTTDAAVNKATPGLFAAFPTPQAMSVATESEIASHISRLGLYRNKAKFLKKCAQQLLDDFDGQVPQTREELESLAGVGRKTANVVMSVGFGIPAFAVDTHVERICKHHDIVKKSATPLEVEKRVMDILPPEKWLAAHQAMIYFGRAICHPKNPECDHYPQLYDFSNV
- the pyrR gene encoding bifunctional pyr operon transcriptional regulator/uracil phosphoribosyltransferase PyrR — translated: MKTKEVVDELTVKRAITRITYEIIERNKDLNKIILAGIKTRGVFIAHRIKERLEQLENITVPVVELDTKPFRDDVKSGEDTSLISVDVTDREVILVDDVLYTGRTIRAAIDNIVGHGRPARVSLAVLVDRGHRELPIRPDYVGKNIPTSRSEEIIVEMTELDGQDRVLITEEA
- a CDS encoding aspartate carbamoyltransferase catalytic subunit, whose amino-acid sequence is MSENQQALNHVVSMEDLTVDQVMKLIKRGIEFKNGAQLPYENKPIVSNLFFEDSTRTHKSFEVAEIKLGLERLDFDVKTSSVNKGETLYDTILTLSALGVDVCVIRHPEVDYYRELIASPSITTSIINGGDGSGQHPSQSLLDLMTIYEEFGHFEGLKVAIAGDLDHSRVAKSNMQILKRLGAELYFAGPEEWRSQEFADYGQFVTIDEIVDHVDVLMLLRVQHERHGSGAVFSKEDYHAQHGLNQERYNRLKEEAIIMHPAPVNRDVEIADHLVEAPKSRIVQQMTNGVFVRMAILESVLASRNANENTRR
- a CDS encoding carbamoyl phosphate synthase small subunit — translated: MTKRLLVLEDGTVFEGKAFGADIDVTGEIVFNTGMTGYQESITDQSYNGQILTFTYPLVGNYGINRDDYESIIPTCKGVVVFEEARRASNWRNQMTLDEFLKAKKIPGISGIDTRALTKIIRKHGTMRATLTHVGDSMDHVTDQLQATVLPTDNIKQVSTKTSYPAPGVGLSVVLVDFGLKHSILRELSKRNCNVTVVPYSTTAEEILHLNPDGVMLSNGPGNPEDVPEALDMIRGVQGKIPIFGICMGHQLFAMANGAKTYKMKFGHRGFNHAVREIATGRVDFTSQNHGYAVSREDLPEHLIITHEEINDKSVEGVRHRYQPGFSVQFHPDAAPGPHDASYLFDEFIEMMEAFKQTN
- the carB gene encoding carbamoyl-phosphate synthase large subunit, with product MPKRTDIQKIMVIGSGPIIIGQAAEFDYAGTQACLSLKEEGYEVVLVNSNPATIMTDKEIADKVYIEPITLEFVTRILRKERPDALLPTLGGQTGLNMAMELSKNGILDELGVELLGTKLSAIDQAEDRDLFKQLMEELEQPIPESEIVNTVEEAVAFAASIGYPVIVRPAFTLGGTGGGMCANEEELREISENGLKLSPVTQCLIERSIAGFKEIEYEVMRDSADNALVVCNMENFDPVGIHTGDSIVFAPAQTMSDYENQMLRDASLSIIRALKIEGGCNVQLALDPHSFKYYVIEVNPRVSRSSALASKATGYPIAKLAAKIAVGLTLDEVINPVTGSTYAMFEPALDYVVAKIPRFPFDKFEKGERRLGTQMKATGEVMAIGRNIEESLLKACRSLEIGVHHNEMPELAAVSDDALIEKVVKAQDDRLFYVSEAIRRGYTPEEISELTKIDIFYLDKLLHIFEIEQELGAHPQDLEVLKTAKLNGFSDRKIAELWKITADQVRQLRLENQIVPVYKMVDTCAAEFDSETPYFYSTYGWENESIKSDKESVLVLGSGPIRIGQGVEFDYATVHSVKAIQAAGYEAIIMNSNPETVSTDFSVSDKLYFEPLTFEDVMNVIDLEQPKGVIVQFGGQTAINLAEPLAKAGVTILGTQVADLDRAEDRDLFEQALKDLDIPQPPGQTATNEEEAVLAARKIGFPVLVRPSYVLGGRAMEIVENEEDLRSYMRTAVKASPDHPVLVDSYIVGQECEVDAISDGKNVLIPGIMEHIERAGVHSGDSMAVYPPQTLSQKVQETIADYTKRLAIGLNCLGMMNIQFVIKDEKVYVIEVNPRASRTVPFLSKVTNIPMAQVATKLILGQSLEELGYQDGLYPESSRVHIKAPVFSFTKLAKVDSLLGPEMKSTGEVMGSDTTLEKALYKAFEASYLHLPTFGNVVFTIADDAKEEALDLARRFQNIGYGILATQGTAAFFEGHGLKAQLVGKIGDDEHDIPSYVRKGKIQAIINTVGTKRTADEDGEQIRRSAIEHGVPLFTALDTADAMLKVLESRSFVTEAI